A window of the Ostrea edulis chromosome 1, xbOstEdul1.1, whole genome shotgun sequence genome harbors these coding sequences:
- the LOC125663799 gene encoding lactose-binding lectin l-2-like isoform X4, with amino-acid sequence MEDDCFSPMLRKGRRGQKENRKLTVAIEVLQNEISELKKNKVISNDTSSEQASCPPDWTSFGHSCYMAIEQKKSWDSAAMKCIRYGSKLVEIETKDENDFLKNTLLKNKDNYWTGGIDDVTEGKWFWAVSGSPLNFTDWNTGEPNNALKNEDCLEFSKHTGRKKAWNDNRCDKTMKFVCEKSVK; translated from the exons AGGAAAACAGAAAACTCACGGTAGCGATAGAAGTTCTACAAAACGAAATCTCTGAACTGAAGAAAAACAAAGTCATTTCCAATG ATACGTCCTCCGAACAAGCGTCATGCCCTCCGGACTGGACATCATTCGGACATTCCTGTTACATGGCTATTGAGCAGAAAAAATCTTGGGACAGTGCAGCT ATGAAATGCATTAGATACGGTTCTAAATTAGTGGAAATTGAAACAAAGGATGAAAACGATTTTCTTAAAAACACCCTACTGAAGAACAAAG ATAATTACTGGACTGGTGGAATTGATGATGTAACAGAGGGCAAGTGGTTTTGGGCGGTATCTGGAAGTCcactgaattttacagattggAACACTGGGGAACCAAACAATGCCCTTAAAAATGAAGATTGCTTAGAGTTCAGCAAACATACAGGTCGCAAAAAAGCTTGGAATGATAACCGATGTGACAAGACGATGAaatttgtttgtgaaaaatctgtcaaataa